The following DNA comes from Eubacteriales bacterium.
TTCCCTTTGCTTTTCGCAGTATTCGTCTCCATCCACCTGGTAAACAACGATCCCGTATTTCCGTAGTTGATAGCTGACGTTATTACATCGTCATAATCAGTTGTAAACCCAAGGTCTTTTGCAGTAAAGTTGATTACCTCTACATCTACATCAATGTTTATTTCTAAATCATTAAGTACTTGGTCCGGCAGTTCAGACGTTGCTTCCAGTGCTTCTTCTTTTGTCATTCCCGATATATCAATACCATTAACAGTTATACCGTTTAATGCTATTCTATTGCTTACGGCTGCTTCACTTTCTGATGGAGTAATAACAAATAATACAATAAATGCAATCAAAAGCACAGAGAATACAGAACCTACTGTAATTAAAACTTTTTTATTAATTTTGATATTTTTTAATAAGTCCATAGATATCTTCCTTTATAGCTGGTAATTATTTAAATTATAAATTATTTCTTTACATAACTATATAGACGGCAAATCTATTTAAAATGTTTTATTTTGCTAAAATATTTTTTATTTTAATGCTTGCCCGCTTATATACTTGAGTATTTTACCATAAAAATGTATTTTCAACAATAAAAATAAAAAACAGAGCAAAAATTTTTGCTCTGTTTTTCACTGAAATTTTTACAAGTTTTGATCCGGCATCAAATTAGCTTTTTTAAGTGCTATCGAAATATAATATATAAGTAAAGAATATACCGGAATCGTTATAAGTGTAACCACCGCCCTTGGGAAAAACAGGTCTCCGTACGACAAATCATAAAGCAGGGCTATCCAAAGCGTTTGAAGAAACATTGAACATAATATCTGTGTTGTAGCAACAGCTACGAGGACCTTTGCCCAAACTTTTTTTGTCTTTATAACTTTTACGATCAAAAACGGTATTATACCGACAAGCATACTGGTTATAGTTATTGGCGGGAAATATGCCCCGCTCGGAAAGATTACATAGCCTAAAACATCAGCCAAAGCCCCCGTGACCATACCAAAATATGGCCCTAAGGCTATACTTGCCAAGATAATAGGTACAAAGCCTATCGCTAATCTTGCACCCGGTATACCGGCAATCATCAGATACGTTGAAAAAACTCTTGTTAGTACGATGCTAAGGGCAATTAAAAGCCCTGCGGCAACTACTTTGTAAACTTTTTTGTTCAAAATAAAAATCCTCCTTTTCTTAGATTTCACAGAAATATAGCTGCAAATCAAAGGAGAATATTTTTCTCTTTTTTATTGCAGCACAGCGGAATGCAACATTGAATCGTGGGCCTTAAATACCCTTCGTTTAAAGGCGACTTCCCATCCTTTAACACTTGACGCTCAATATTTACTCTGTGCATCTCTTTGTTAATTTACTAAATATATCTATGTAAAATCAGTAATAAACTGATGAATTGTCTTTTCCATTTTACCTGCCATATAAAGGGACCCGCAGACAACTATGGCTCCGCCCTTCCCACAATACTCATAAGCGATTTTTATTGCTTCCATATAATCGTCGCTTTTAGCTATATTGTTTAAATATTTAGCGGCAACTCTAGCTAAATCAGTGTTTTTAAGCGCCCTGCCGCTTTCCGGCTCAACGGCTATGAACATATTGCAAAGCGGAGCAATCATTGATACAGACGTCTCAAAATCTTTGTCTTCGAGCATTCCCATTACAACTGCAATACACCTTCCTTTAAGGCTAGTTTTAATAGTTGCGGCAAGAGTTCTTACTCCATCCGGGTTATGGGCTCCATCTAGCAAGATATAGGGTTTTTTAAAAAGGACTTCCTGCCTTGCCGGTAAAGACGTGTTCTTTATCCCGTAAACTATATCTTCGTCTTTAACTTTCATATCCCTATGCTCACGCAAGGTAAGTATAGTTTCTACAGCTGTCATAGCGTTATAAATCTGGTGTTTTCCTATTAAAGGTATATACAGGTTAATATCATCATAAACGATTTGAGCGCCGTCTAAATCAGCGGCTTTTTTAAACGTTAACTTTTTATCTGGCACAACAAACAAGTTGTTTTTTAAAAGCGCAGTTTCTTTAATCACCCTAAAGGCTTCTTCATTTTGCAGAGGATAAGATATAGTAATGCCATCAGGCTTGATAATTCCGCACTTTTCGTATGCGATCTTTTTAATAGTGTCCCCTAAAACATCAGTATGGTCAAGGGATATGGATGTAATAACACATGCAAGCGGGTTTCTTATTACATTCGTGGCATCCAGACGGCCGCCTAAACCAACTTCCAATACAACTATATCACAACCGGCTTTACTGAACAATAAGAAAGCGGCCGCTGTTAATATTTCAAATTCCGTAGCGTTTAATAGACCTTGAGGCATGCTTTCTAACTTATCTTTTACCAAGGATACCGCATCCGCAAACAAGCCCTCAGATGCCGTTTTGCCGTTTATCTTTATGCTGTCTGCATAGCTATCCAAATAAGGCGACACAAATAGCCCCGTCTTATATCCAGCCGTACGCAGTATTGAAGCTATCATGCTGCATGTGCTTCCCTTGCCGTTTGTTCCGGCAACGTGTATACAATTATAAGTATCCTGCGGGTTTCCTAAAAGTTCGCATAGTTTAGAAATGTTTTCAAGCCCAGGTTTTGAGCCAAATCTATTTGTAGACTTTATAAACTCAATTGCTTCATCGTATGTCAATTTATACCCCCGTAAATCGCATTAAAAGTACATTTTTAATATGTAAAATTTAACACTATTACATTCTAAACTGGGTGATTTAAGTTGTCAATTCTTATAAGTCCTTTAAGTCAATTCTTTTTCTAAATTTTCTTGCGCCGGGTTATCTATTAGTTCTCCATTGTAATTATATCGCGATCCGTGACAGGGGCAGTCCCAGCTGTTTTCATCTGGGTTCCATTCAAGCTGACAGCCCAAATGGCTGCACTTTGTAGATACTATAAAAACTTCCCCCTGCTCATCTTTATAAACGCCGGCTTTATGTCCGTTATATTCAACTATTCCCCCGTGATTTCTAGGCAGTTCATCGATCTTTTCCTTTGGAAGTTTAAACGCCTCTTTTATAAGCCCCTTAGCGGACTTTATCGTATCTTCTGCCAATGTCTTAATAGATGCAGAGAATTCAAACCTTTGCGGCGAAAACGCCTCGGCATATTGGTTTTCTTTTCCTGATATCATATCAGATATAATCATTGCCGATACCATCGAGGTTGTCATTCCCCACTTTTTAAACCCAGTTGCTACATACCAGCTATCTTCAGAAGAGGAATACTTTCCTATATACGGTACTCCGTCCAATGTGATGCAGTCCTGTGCGGACCATGCTGCAACTTCGCTGCTTTTAGGGTAGATTTCCTCTGCTAGCGTCCTTAACTTATCATATTTCCCGCCGACAGAGTTTTCGCCGGTTCTGTGTCCTCCGCCTCCTAGTATCAGATATTTGCCGCTGCTTCTAAACGAAAAACTATTGCCCTTATCAATACCTAGATACATACCGTCGGGTAGAGGCGCATTTTTTAAAGCCATGGCATAGGATCGTTCCTGGTGCATACGCATAAAATAGTATCCGGGTGCATTAATAAATGGATAATGTGTTGCAAACACTATCTTTTCAGCGTTTATAGTGCCTTTATCCGTAAGGATTTTATTCCCTTCAACAGTCTTTGCCATCGTATCCTCATAAATAGTGACCTTGTCTGCAATTGCCTTTAAGAACTTAAGGGGATGAAACTGGGCCTGAGAATTAAATTTTAAAGCCGCCTTAACCTTGAATGGCAAAGTGACGTCTTTAACTATTTCGGCATCTATACCAAGTTTTTGCGCCGCTTTGCACTCTTTCTCAAGAGGCTCTTCTTCGATAGTAGAATAAAGATATGCTGCCTTGTTTTCAAACATACAATCTATATTTTCCTCTTCTATTATACGTCTAAACTCATTAATGGCTTTTTCGTTGGCAATAGCATACTTACCTGCTTTTTCTTCTCCGAAATCCTCAATTAACTTATTATAGATAAGATTATGCTGTGATGTGATTTTAGCTGTTGTATTTTTCGTCTGCCCGCTTCCTATTTGGCTACCTTCAATTAAAACGACGTCTACCCCACTACGTTTTAAAAAATATGCGGTTAAAACTCCTGCCATGCCACCACCTATAACAGCAACATCTGCTTTTAAATTGCCGGCTAAAGCTTCCCGCCTGCCAATATCTGTTGTTTTTGTCCAAATAGATTCCATATACTCACCTCATCACTATGGTGTGCATATTTTACAATATTAAACATAATTTGTTGCCTATAATATTAAACTTTATAAAAACCAAAGCGGCTGCTAAAATTAGCAGCCGCTTTGTATACTAAATAATTTCCTAAATTGATTAAATTAATCAATCAATGTAAAAGCATCTTTTGAAAGTCCGCATACCGGACATACCCAATCTTCTGGCAAGTCTTCAAATGCAGTGCCCGGTGCAATCCCGTTGTCCGGGTCTCCGAGTTCAGGGTCGTATATATATCCGCATGCACATTCATATTTTTTCATATACATTTCTCCTTTTTAAAGTAATTGCCAAACTATTTACTCTCACGTTTAAAGCACATAAACCAATCTAGGCAATACTTGTCTTTATCCGTATTTTCCATTCTCTCTTTAGCAGCTCCGCATGAACCCGCAGTTGGTACGATAACGTCATTTCCCGGTCTCCAGTCTGCCGGAGTTGCAACGCCGTCTTTATCTGCCTTTTGAAGAGCTAAGATTATCCTCTTTATTTCATCGAAGTTTCTTCCTGTAGTAAGCGGATAGTATAGTATTGTCCTTATCTTTGCTTTCGGATCTATAACGAAAACTGCTCTTACAGCCTGAGTACTGGATTGATTAGGCTGGATCATTCCAAACTTGTTGGCAACTTCCATTTTAATGTCTTCTATAAGTGGGAATTTTACTTCAATATCTTTCTTTCCGTTCCAGTTAAGCTCTTTTATCTTTCTAAGCCACGCAATATGAGCATAAAGAGAATCTACTGACAGCCCAATTAGCTCAGTGTTAAGTTCCTTAAACTCATCTGCCATCGATGCAAAAGTCATAAATTCAGTTGTACATACCGGCGTAAAGTCTGCCGGGTGTGAAAAAAGTATAACCCATTTCCCTTTGTAATCATCTGGAAAATTGATTGGTCCTTGTGTCGTTACGGCTTTAAATGAAGGTGCGCTATCACCTATAAGCGGCATTTTGTATACATTGGTTTCTTCCATTATGGTATCCTCCTTAATATTTTTTAATACCAACTATTTTAATTGATATCTAAATCTTATCGTTAAAAACGACGTTCCTCCGTGATTAAATCACTTTTTAAAAATTATTTCGTAAGATCCCTTAATTTTTGCTCATCAATATCTTTATACCCCCGCGAGACACCTCAACTATACCTTCATTTGCAAAATAATGAAGCATTCTGGTAACGACTTCACGTGCACTGCCTATATATTTAGCTACCTGCTCATGTGTAAGCTTGATAACATTGTCTTTATCTTTTATTTTTATATATTCATCAAATAAAAAAGTCGCCAGCCTCTTATCAAAACTCATAAACAATATCTGTTCAAATGCCCACATAACGTCTGAAAAGCGTTCCGTCGCTATCTTATGCGCAAAATTTTCAACGTATATATTGCTGCTCGCAAGTTTTGCAAAAGCTGTCGACCCTAGTAAGAATATTTCACAATCCGTTTCCGCATCTATATTTACATCAAATGTAACAGAATCTAAAATACATGCAGCTGATAAAACACATACTTCCCCTTCATTTAACCTGAAAAGCGTTATTTCCTTGCCTTCGTTTGAAAGCATATAAGTTCTTATAGTCCCGTTTCTAATGAGTATCAACCCTAGGCAATCATCATCTCCGCCGTGCAGTGTTGTACCACTCTCGTACTTTAAATCTAAAACATTGTTCATGAAAAATTCTTGTTCATTAGAACTTAATTTATCCCAAAATGGAATATACTGCTTTAGTTCTTCGCGATAATTGCTGTCGACCATATAATACCCCCCCGAAATTATAAAATTTTTATTTTTTTATCAGCTTATCAAAAGAATCCGCTAGTACGTCAAGCCAATCTCCATTAAAAAGTTCAATCATTCCGCTGTCGCAAGCTGCAGCCAGCTTAGGATCTATAGGTAACTTTGCTATTATATCAATACCGTGTTCTTTTGCTATTTCGTCTATGTGGCTTTCCCCAAATATTTTCTGCTCGCTGCCACAATCAGAGCATTTAAAATATGACATGTTTTCTACGATACCAAGGACTGGTATGTTCATCATCTCCGCCATCCTAACAGCTTTAGACACTATCATAGATACCAATTCCTGCGGTGATGTTACTACAATTATACCATCAACCGGAATAGATTGGAATACAGTTAATGGGATATCACCTGTTCCCGGCGGCATATCGATAAACATAAAGTCTACATCGTTCCAAATTACGTCTGTCCAGAACTGTTTTACTGTTCCCGCGATTATAGGCCCTCTCCATATAACCGGATCTTTTTCATTTTTTAACAATAAATTTATAGACATAATTTCTATGCCTGTTTTGCTATTTACAGGGAAAATACCTGTTTCGCTCCCTGTTGCTTTTTCCTTCAGCCCAAAAGCCTTTGGAATAGATGGTCCCGTTACATCGGCATCTAGTATAGCGGTCTTATATCCACGCCTTTGCATAAGTACAGCTAGCATAGAAGTTACAATAGATTTACCTACGCCGCCTTTTCCGCTTACTACGCCTATTACTTTTTTTATATGGCTCATCTCATGCGGGCTTTCAATTAAACTATCGTTCTGTTCTTTCCTGTCTGCACAATTCTCTTTGCAGGAACTACAATCGTTATTGCATGTTTCACTCATTTTAATTTCTCCTTATAATCTATTTGATAAGACCGGTTTAAAACCAGTTACCTGTTTAGTTAAGTATATGTTTCATATATTATAGCATATCCACCCACAATTTGGATATTCCATAAGCTTTCTTATTCATAAATATCAAGCTTACATTTATTTAAAATTATAGTTTCTATACGCCTGCATTTTTTATTATATTAGGTTATTGGCATATGTCAACAACCTAAATTTCTGCAAAGCGCAAGGCCCGTTTAAAAAACGGGCCTTGCTCCAATCCTAATCCTTCTGTATATTATTTTGTATCGAGCTATTACCTAATAAATATTTATATATCTATTTTGGAAATGCTCTCTAACGCGAAGATGTATATATATTTATTTCCTTATTTTTAATACTCTTATACCTTCTTTCTTTAATTACACTTTAGTCATAGCTAGAAGTTCATGTTTACCTTTAACGCCAACAGAACGTGCTTTCTCTTTTCCATCCTTAATGATAACAACTGTAGGGATGCTCATAACTCCATATTTCATAGCTAGTTCCGGTTGTTCATCAACATTGATCTTACCAACTTTAAGTTCGGAATGATCTTCTGAAGCTATGGTTTCAATGGTCGGAGTGAGCATTCTGCACGGTCCACACCATGAGGCCCAGAAATCGACCATCCAAGTTTTACCGCTGTTTATCACTTCAGAGTTAAAGTTGTCTTTCGTAAGTTTGATCGCCGACATAATTTTAACCTCCTTGTTTGTTATGTTTGAATTATAACCTCATACATAAAACCTATTCCGTGATTAAGTTACAATAAATAAAATTATTTAAATAACGTCAAAATATCCCTATTTTAAATAAAAAGTGCCTTTGCAGAGTAACTACAAAAGCACTTTAAAATACTTTAAAATTAAAACTTTATTATACCTTTGAAAAAACTTCTTTGAATATGCTGGCTGCATGGTCTATCTGCTCCTTTGTATGTGTCGCAGTATAACTTGTACGTAACAAGCATTCATTTTCGTGAACTGCCGGAGCAACCACCGGGTTTACATATACGCCCCCCTCGAATAGCATCTTAGCTATAATGAACGTACGCTGGGTGGTGTATGTATATACCGGGATTATAGCCGTCTCACCATCCATTATCGGTATATTTGCCTCTTTTAATTTTTCTCTCATATAATTTGAAATATCATATAAATTTTTTTGCCTCTCCGGCTCTTTTTTTATAATATCAAGAGCTTCAAGCGCAGCTGCTGCAGATGCCGGAGGTATCGATGCGCTGAATATAAACGGCCTGGATGTATGCTTTATAAAATTGACCACTTCCTTGCTAGTTGCAATGATGCCGCCAAGAGATCCAAACGCTTTTGAAAAAGTTGTCATTATTATATCAGTCTCATCCTCCAGCCCATAATACGAAGCGGTACCGCGTCCGTTTTTTCCTATCATTCCAGCACCGTGCGCATCATCTACCATTACTCTTGCTCCATATTTTTTAGCTAAACGTATGATATGAGGAAGGTTGGCAATATCTCCTCCCATTGAGAATACGCCGTCTGTAACAATTAGCTTTCCGTTTTCTGCCGGCAGGTTTTTAAGCTTTTCTTCCAGGCTATCCATGTCGTTGTGGCGGTATTTTATAGTCTTTTTACAAAAACTAAGCCTTGTAGCGTCAACTATGCTTGCATGGTTCTCAGCATCGCTTAAAATATAGTCATGCATGCCCATCAAGGCTGAAACCGTGCCTAAATTTGTTTGGAACCCCGTGCTGAAACTAAGTGCCGCAGGTTTGTTGAAAAACTTGGCGAACTCTTCTTCAAGCTCCTCATGTAACTTAAGCGTTCCGTTCAAGAACCTAGAACCTGAGCACCCTGTCCCGTATTTTTCAATTGCAGTAATTGCCGCATGTTTTAATCGTTCGTCGCTGACAAGCCCCATATAGTTATTAGACCCAAGCATGATGATCCTTTTCCCATCCATAAAGACTTCTGTATCCTGTGCGGTTGAAAGCGCATGAAAATAAGGATATAAACCTGCTTCTTTTGCTTTTTGGGGCGCATCATATCGAAAACATTTTTCAAATAAATCCATTAAATCTCCTTTTTGCGGCAATAGATTAACTGATACTTTGCCGCTGCATATATTAAAACATGCTTTTAAAAACAGTTATAAAAATCACTTTTTAAAGTCTCTTGACATTTCAAGTTCATTTAATCGGCTGTTTGCTTCAAGCCAAATGGTCCCTATAACATCAAGGCCTAAATGTATCCCTAAAACCGGCCCTATTTGCCTTAATTGTACCGGCTTTGAACATTTTTCCTCCAAAGCTTTTGCTATGCTTTCCGCCTCTTTTCGTTCACAAGCATACTGAACCATAATCTCTTCGGCATCGGCTGGGACAGATTTAATAAGTGAAAGCCTCTGTTCGTTTCTTCCGCGTGCTACACCGCATGTCACAACTGCACCTTCCTTGCATGTAAACAGCGGCCTTAAGTTTAAAATAGTCCCTATAGATTGCCTCACCGGGCCTAACCTCCCGCTACGTCTTAAAGGCATCATATCCGCAACAGAAAATACTACTCTAACTCTATCTCTCATGTGCATCATTGCCTTTGCAACCTGATCCAGTGAATACCCAAGGTCAATAAGCCTTCTGGCTTCTTTAATCATTATAAGTATACCGCCAGCTGAGGATTGCGTGTCTATAACGCGTATACCTTCTCCGCCTAATTCCCTCGCACACATGGAAGCATTTCCAAAAGTACCGCTTAAACGTGAGGAGATGTTTAAGCAAAGTATCTCGTGGGATAAGTTTCTAAGTCCTGAAAATATCCTTAAAAAAGTAGCGGCGGATGACTGAGATGTATGCAATTCTTTTGTGCCCGCAATCAGCTCGGTATAATTCCCGTTTTCATTTACGAAGCGCTCTGTATACATAGTACCTGCAACCGTATACGTCATCGGGACACATACCACGCCCAGCTTTCTCGCTTCCTGGCGCGTGATACAAGCAGAACTGTCTGTTACAATTACAATCAAGTATTTAATCCTCCGATCTTTCTAAATCTTTCGTATCTATGTTCCAGCAGTTTAGAAATTTTAAATTTCTTATACTTTTTAAGAGTTCTTACCAAGGCTTCTTTTAAAGATGCATATACAGGTTCAAAGTCTCCACCGTTTTCTTGAAAAATACGTTCAATGACCTTAAACCCAAGCAAGTCCTCCGCCGT
Coding sequences within:
- a CDS encoding FAD-dependent oxidoreductase, encoding MESIWTKTTDIGRREALAGNLKADVAVIGGGMAGVLTAYFLKRSGVDVVLIEGSQIGSGQTKNTTAKITSQHNLIYNKLIEDFGEEKAGKYAIANEKAINEFRRIIEEENIDCMFENKAAYLYSTIEEEPLEKECKAAQKLGIDAEIVKDVTLPFKVKAALKFNSQAQFHPLKFLKAIADKVTIYEDTMAKTVEGNKILTDKGTINAEKIVFATHYPFINAPGYYFMRMHQERSYAMALKNAPLPDGMYLGIDKGNSFSFRSSGKYLILGGGGHRTGENSVGGKYDKLRTLAEEIYPKSSEVAAWSAQDCITLDGVPYIGKYSSSEDSWYVATGFKKWGMTTSMVSAMIISDMISGKENQYAEAFSPQRFEFSASIKTLAEDTIKSAKGLIKEAFKLPKEKIDELPRNHGGIVEYNGHKAGVYKDEQGEVFIVSTKCSHLGCQLEWNPDENSWDCPCHGSRYNYNGELIDNPAQENLEKELT
- a CDS encoding DegV family protein codes for the protein MIVIVTDSSACITRQEARKLGVVCVPMTYTVAGTMYTERFVNENGNYTELIAGTKELHTSQSSAATFLRIFSGLRNLSHEILCLNISSRLSGTFGNASMCARELGGEGIRVIDTQSSAGGILIMIKEARRLIDLGYSLDQVAKAMMHMRDRVRVVFSVADMMPLRRSGRLGPVRQSIGTILNLRPLFTCKEGAVVTCGVARGRNEQRLSLIKSVPADAEEIMVQYACERKEAESIAKALEEKCSKPVQLRQIGPVLGIHLGLDVIGTIWLEANSRLNELEMSRDFKK
- a CDS encoding folylpolyglutamate synthase/dihydrofolate synthase family protein; protein product: MTYDEAIEFIKSTNRFGSKPGLENISKLCELLGNPQDTYNCIHVAGTNGKGSTCSMIASILRTAGYKTGLFVSPYLDSYADSIKINGKTASEGLFADAVSLVKDKLESMPQGLLNATEFEILTAAAFLLFSKAGCDIVVLEVGLGGRLDATNVIRNPLACVITSISLDHTDVLGDTIKKIAYEKCGIIKPDGITISYPLQNEEAFRVIKETALLKNNLFVVPDKKLTFKKAADLDGAQIVYDDINLYIPLIGKHQIYNAMTAVETILTLREHRDMKVKDEDIVYGIKNTSLPARQEVLFKKPYILLDGAHNPDGVRTLAATIKTSLKGRCIAVVMGMLEDKDFETSVSMIAPLCNMFIAVEPESGRALKNTDLARVAAKYLNNIAKSDDYMEAIKIAYEYCGKGGAIVVCGSLYMAGKMEKTIHQFITDFT
- the trxA gene encoding thioredoxin, which encodes MSAIKLTKDNFNSEVINSGKTWMVDFWASWCGPCRMLTPTIETIASEDHSELKVGKINVDEQPELAMKYGVMSIPTVVIIKDGKEKARSVGVKGKHELLAMTKV
- a CDS encoding peroxiredoxin, with the translated sequence MEETNVYKMPLIGDSAPSFKAVTTQGPINFPDDYKGKWVILFSHPADFTPVCTTEFMTFASMADEFKELNTELIGLSVDSLYAHIAWLRKIKELNWNGKKDIEVKFPLIEDIKMEVANKFGMIQPNQSSTQAVRAVFVIDPKAKIRTILYYPLTTGRNFDEIKRIILALQKADKDGVATPADWRPGNDVIVPTAGSCGAAKERMENTDKDKYCLDWFMCFKRESK
- a CDS encoding rubredoxin, encoding MKKYECACGYIYDPELGDPDNGIAPGTAFEDLPEDWVCPVCGLSKDAFTLID
- a CDS encoding Mrp/NBP35 family ATP-binding protein codes for the protein MSETCNNDCSSCKENCADRKEQNDSLIESPHEMSHIKKVIGVVSGKGGVGKSIVTSMLAVLMQRRGYKTAILDADVTGPSIPKAFGLKEKATGSETGIFPVNSKTGIEIMSINLLLKNEKDPVIWRGPIIAGTVKQFWTDVIWNDVDFMFIDMPPGTGDIPLTVFQSIPVDGIIVVTSPQELVSMIVSKAVRMAEMMNIPVLGIVENMSYFKCSDCGSEQKIFGESHIDEIAKEHGIDIIAKLPIDPKLAAACDSGMIELFNGDWLDVLADSFDKLIKK
- a CDS encoding folate family ECF transporter S component, giving the protein MNKKVYKVVAAGLLIALSIVLTRVFSTYLMIAGIPGARLAIGFVPIILASIALGPYFGMVTGALADVLGYVIFPSGAYFPPITITSMLVGIIPFLIVKVIKTKKVWAKVLVAVATTQILCSMFLQTLWIALLYDLSYGDLFFPRAVVTLITIPVYSLLIYYISIALKKANLMPDQNL
- a CDS encoding aminotransferase class I/II-fold pyridoxal phosphate-dependent enzyme → MDLFEKCFRYDAPQKAKEAGLYPYFHALSTAQDTEVFMDGKRIIMLGSNNYMGLVSDERLKHAAITAIEKYGTGCSGSRFLNGTLKLHEELEEEFAKFFNKPAALSFSTGFQTNLGTVSALMGMHDYILSDAENHASIVDATRLSFCKKTIKYRHNDMDSLEEKLKNLPAENGKLIVTDGVFSMGGDIANLPHIIRLAKKYGARVMVDDAHGAGMIGKNGRGTASYYGLEDETDIIMTTFSKAFGSLGGIIATSKEVVNFIKHTSRPFIFSASIPPASAAAALEALDIIKKEPERQKNLYDISNYMREKLKEANIPIMDGETAIIPVYTYTTQRTFIIAKMLFEGGVYVNPVVAPAVHENECLLRTSYTATHTKEQIDHAASIFKEVFSKV
- a CDS encoding Crp/Fnr family transcriptional regulator, whose translation is MVDSNYREELKQYIPFWDKLSSNEQEFFMNNVLDLKYESGTTLHGGDDDCLGLILIRNGTIRTYMLSNEGKEITLFRLNEGEVCVLSAACILDSVTFDVNIDAETDCEIFLLGSTAFAKLASSNIYVENFAHKIATERFSDVMWAFEQILFMSFDKRLATFLFDEYIKIKDKDNVIKLTHEQVAKYIGSAREVVTRMLHYFANEGIVEVSRGGIKILMSKN